ATTGTATTGAATTGTTAAATCTATAATTGAAagcttatttaaacattttgattacaGTCACGGCCCTAGTTGTTctttatacaattaaaaacaaacctaaATACTACATTacgaaacacaaaaaaaaagttaaataactgCAATTAAATATCAACgttgatatttatttagcacTCATTTCACTTTCAAGGTCATACAACCAAACGTAAACACAAAAGCAATCTTTCAGGTGCTTGTTTTAactaaattgaattgaaaataattaaaagtttttatataaaatcagtataattttatcattattaacaGCTCCTGACAGTACTTCTGAATTGAACCTGCTCTCCATAAGGAGGGTTTCCATAATCCTGAGCTCGGTACTTGAAAAGCGTGGGTTAGATTTTCTATTTGAAAAACAGATTTTGAATAGTGATctctaactttttaaataatacagtaAGCTGTTCACGATAACAAATCACACGTATGATAAAAATACCAGGTACCTACTGTTAAGCACTGAAGTTTTAATTTAGCTGTCGTACCATTTCAACATCAGATCCCTAATGATAATCACAATCCATCTAAGTGTGATGTTCTCATCAATACAAATATATCACGCCCAAACACATGGTGTCTGTCAGAAGACTCACCAAACTTAgagatattttgtaaacaaaagttTATTGCATGCAACTAAAATGTGAACAGTTCAGAATAAAAggctattaatattatacaaccCTAATGAGTCATTGCTGCAGATCATTGGGAATTCCCTCAACTGTCTTTCAGCTCCATCATCAAATTAGGCTTTAAGAGGTAGTACtttaaaatctatacatataataaaatcgtagaaaagtgctgtctgtacattgaaaataaaaataaaaaaaatagcaggggttattgttatgtcgatgtcgaacccaaaaatgtaattaactttttttttgtctgtttgtctgtttgtctgtttgtctgtttgtctgtttgtctgtttgtctgttcgtctgtgcgcgctaatctcagaaacggctgatccgagttggatgcggttttcacgaatatattgtgggatgcttaaatttacatttagtgtttgtttcatttcaatcggttcataaataaaaaagttatgtcaaattaaagaatcacgtcgaacattctatgcttataccattaatctccgcaactatttgacggatttggttgaaatttggtacagatatagtttagaaccttagaaaggacatagatatatttttatttcaaaaatcaaaaaataaaataaaaataaaataaaaataaaataaaaataaaaataaaaataaaaataaaaataaaaataaaaaaaaaaataaaaataaaataaaaataaaataaaaataaaataaaataaaaataaaataaaataaaataaaaataaaattaaaaataaaaataaaaataaaaataaaataaaaataaaaataaaataaaatataaaataaaataaaaataaaataaaaataaaataaaaataaaaataaaataaaaataaaataaaaataaaataaaaataaaataaaaataaaataaaaataaaataaaaaaaaaaaaataaaataaaaataaaataaaaataaaataaaaataaaataaaaataaaataaaaataaaataaaaataaaataaaaataaaataaaaataaaataaaaataaaataaaaataaaataaaaataaaaataaaataaaataaaaataaaataaaaataaaataaaaataaaataaaaataaaaataaaaataaaaataaaataaaaataaaataaaaataaaaataaaataaaaataaaataaaaataaaataaaaataaaataaaaataaaataaaaataaaaaaaataaaataataaaaaataaatttattccggacatacagcgccatctattgttcaatttcgtacttatagtacggaattgaacaatgtcgggctgttcctatactccgtagatagatgacgttgatcgcgcaatggtgtaattacaattgttcagttcatgttattgttttaatttattggaaatttgtttttacaaaatagtaaaaagcaatgaaaaatataacataatacaacttttagtacaaagaaaacgctctaacggagtatagataattctatgtcgatcgttacacgacttcggttcatgttattgttttaattcatcgaaaaaagttaacaaatagtaaaaaggtatgaaaaaaattatatcaatataattaaacttttagtacaaagaaaatgcccgaacggagtataaataaataatccaagttgtctttatcctcgatagatggcgttgggatcgaaatagattgcgctatggttttgttacaattatttggttgggtatcggccgagcgcttcggtactattgtagaaaatgtgtattatcagtcgtatgattatttgtctgtagtggtcctgctgtttcgtatattcttaattggtttcgttgtatttgtcaattaataagtttatttgttgggttttcctggttttctggtttaactttttaacgtaggtttagtttgatatcgattattagtagttactgtagttagtttttttaataaaattgtaagtctaatttataaattaattagattagatttaagtcgtttcttttaaattatttagtttaagcttggttattatatcataaaggataggttctaatataatttcttttttaattgttataaattcgtaattcgtagctttctttagttttaagttagtttaagtccgtttttaaactattttttcaatgccctaagtgagtatacatctattaaaatcaaacgcagagctcattatgttgattttacCACATCCACATcttatttttgaagagatcccgcgagatcgggaactcatcatcatcatcatcagcctatagctatgggaactatgtggttaaaaccaaaaatttgccggaagtcactattccacgcgaacgaagtcgcgggcaaaagctagtacctaataaaatctTATCTAACTAATAACAAATAGGAAAGTTTGagtttatgtgtgtttgttatcGTTATGTGGTTGAGGGAGTAAATTATGGTGTGGAATAAcctataggctactttttatcccaccgGAACGAAGACGaagacgctggcagaagctagtaattcaTAATCACACTAGTCATTCTTAAATGAATGTATTAATATTGATCAGGGGCAGAGACCATAGTATTTCTATAGTTAGCATGTCTACTAGCACccttagtttataataatataactttttaCTTCATTGCACAATATTATAGTTGTGGATTATTATGGGATTGTCCTTGGGAGCACTTTCATAGTGCGTAAAgggagaaaataaataaatagaaaatagtaCATTTTTAGTGGTATTACtgtaattctaaataaataagttatgtaCAAATCAACACATGCattgttcaataaataacaatcctCAAAACAGTTGGTTAAAAAGTATCAACAATTTTCAACGTTTCTCTCAGATTGAACAGGAtcagtggtggtggtggtgttcGGGAACGATGTGGATAGCGTGACCTTCGTAATGCACGTTGGCGTTGAATCTGTAAAGAAATTGAAACCAATAATTGTTTGAATATCAAATCAACAACGgtgttaaataacttttaggACTTTTGATATTTACCCAGCCTTCTTGTCAGAGTGGTACTTCACGATCCTGACAGAGCCATCAGGCTGGTGCAGACTGTACACGCCCTTCACGACATCACCATCACGAGCCTCATGCTGGGACTTCTTGTCACCGGTGTGAGGGTCCACGACCTTGTACGCGAACTCGTATTTGGGATGAGCCtataagaaattattaatttcattacagATTTCATttacacacaaaataattagaaacaaaATGACTTCAATAATATATCCTTACGTAGTACTCGACGTGTTTCTCAGTGGCCTTTCCGTGGTACTGCTTGAGGCTCTGAGAAGAGGAGGCGTGACCATGGTGTTCCTCATGGTGGTGCTCTCCGTGATGTTGTTCCTCATGGTGTTGTTCCTCGTGGTGGTGGTCATCATGGTGGATCTGCTCGTATTGGTGGCCATCATGGTGGTACTGCTCATGGTGATGTCCATCATAATGATGCTGGTCATGATGTTCCTCGTGATGGTGGCTGTCTTGTTGTTGTTCCTGCTGGTGTCCCTCATGGTGGTACTGTTCTTCATGGTGCTCCTCGTGGTGAATGGGGTGCTTAATCTCCTGAGTGTGGTGCAGTACGATGCTCTGTGAAGAGATGGCGTGACCGTGACCGTGGTGTTGGTCGTGACCGTGACCGTCTTGTGGCCGCGCGGCGACCATCGCAACAACAGCGGCGAGGAGGAAGAACtgtgaaaaaattaaacggattaaaataggtatttacgtaatattttttcttttatttaatttattttattttattttttatcgatttGTGTAATAGTCTAGTCATAATAAATGATttacttttttcaataaaaaaaaaaacatacataccttGTACATTTTGCAGGTTTGTATGTTTACTTTCGAAGTACTAAACTGTGACTGATAATTTCTCAGtacataatttttctttttatatgaaCAATTCAACACATTAAAGGGACTGGCTTAACCAGTTTTCTGCTTATTAAGCCATTTTTTGGTAAAATGTGTTACCCTTGAGCGagaatgtattattactttattaccgAAAATAAACGTGTATTCAAAAGGAGAGAAGTACCTAGTtcatcattttttaaataaattataacaaaatctatTGAGAACATATCTAACCTAACAACAATCTGatacatggtaaatataatatattctttAAAAGCTTAACAAATATATCAGCTAAATTTAGTCAACCCATGGACTACCATGGGTTTTTTCGGCTTttggctcaccacctattacattggactttaaaaaacaattggTTTAAAGTTGGTGtccattgtacagtggcattacgtgccgtaatgtaaacctgtacctaccccttcggggataaaaggcgtgacgttgcttggtaaaattttttttttcaatgattgATCACTTATAACTCTGTGGTAGTCACATTTGGATGCGCCGCTTTCACGACATCCTTTTGCTTTATTCTAAGCTAACATAATATTCTCCTAACCTATTAGAGGACAGAACTAACAGGACGTAACAAAGCTACTAGCACTCTTTTTTATGGCATGGGCGATAAACGAGctgatagatcacctgatggtaagcaatcggtgtcGCTGCGCCTATGGGCATTATTGCATGGCATAGCAATACCAGAAGAGTTTTAAGTATTGAATTGTTAAATCTATAATTGATAACTTATTTACACATATTGAATATAGTCATGGCCCTTggtgtttattataaaattaaaaacaaaaacgaaatacCACATTactcaatacaaaaaaaagttaaataactgCAATTCAAGTACCTACAACTTTGAATTTAACGCTCATTTTACTTTCAAGGTCACACAATTAAACGTGAACACAAAAGCAATCTTTCAGGCACTACAGGTTTTGACTAAGTTGAATTGAAAATAATCATTAGTTTGTCTATATAAattcagtattattttttcattattaacaGCCCGTGACAATTTACTACTGAACTGGACCTCTTCTTCATAAGGAGGGTTTCCATAATCCTGAGCTCGGTACTTGATAAGAGTAGGTTgggtttttttaattgaaaatcgGATTTTAAACGGTGATCTCAATGTCTTTAAAACGTTAAGTGTCCAATGATTTCTATTGTCCGATCTatgttagataataatatgtgatCCCTTAGGTGGATCTTACAACACCATGGAAGAgtagaaaatataacaaatgtattttacatCGTGGTTTTATTCTATttggttcctgtttctgatgttatatgtgttatgttatatgttccaccgtgtcctccaggcggtcttcgcagtgatgacacccgggcgtttcctcccgcccaatcacaAACAGGAttctaccgaaactcctgtgtccggtaagcacctgcgtcaggcggtaggtgaggacgccatggcgcctgtCTAGCAACTCCTCAAACAGgtgacttacctctgcaatgacagcgagcccagccctcggttgcgacagtcgttgctgcactacacacattgtttgtacacgtggtggtgcagatgaataatactttgcggcgctcgtacgccaaaaactattgattttatgaaaaagttatcaatacataaattgtaggaaattttttctagtttaattttgtagataaatattttttcgtaaaatgcgtcggaactgagatattaataaaaaaccgttttaaGGCGCCATTTTTCCAATATGGCGGCacgagcggcgggtgtacgaggtggcaaagatgaaattcgaaaagagcatacccaaatctataaatttaccaattttcaaaactcccggaaaacattccaggtaaccccctttttatctaccaaatgactggattATATTGTCAAATTAGGCTTTCATTTAAAGATAGTGCTTTAAAATacctaacataatattatctagtTAGATGTTATAAATAGGAAATAttgagtttgtgtgtgtttgtcaTCATCATGTCGCTGAAGGGAtcagaatgaaatttggaatagggatagatttTGGTCAGCAATAATACACAGGCTACTTTTAACCCACAAGAACGAGggcaaaaccgctggcagaatTCATAATCGCACTAGTCAACCTTACATTAATGTATTAATAGTGGTTAGGGGTAGAGACCATAGTGTTACCATGTCTCCCATGGCCATCCACACCCATtgctataatatatttttttacctcaTTGCATAATCGTTTTGGATCAATCTCGGATTGTCCTTGGGAGTACTTACAAAGTGCATACAGGAAGAAAaaattgaaatagaaaaaaaaatagttttagtggtattattgtaattttaaataaataagttatgtaCAAATCAACACATGCATTGTTCAATAATTAACAATCCTCAAAAAGTTGGTTAAAAAGTATCAACAATTTTCAATGTTTCTCTAAGATTGAACAGGAtcagtggtggtggtggtgttcGGGAACGATGTGGATAGCGTGACCTTCGTAATGCACGTTGGCGTTGAATCTGTAAAGAAATTGAAACCAATAATAGTTTGAAAATCAAAAACGATGGTAGATAACTTCTTAGGACTTTAGATATTTACCCAGCCTTCTTGTCAGAGTGGTACTTCACGATCCTGACAGAGCCATCAGGCTGGTGCAGACTGTACACGCCCTTCACGACGTCACCATCACGAGACTCATGCTGGGACTTCTTGTCACCGGTGTGAGGGTCCACAACCTTGTACGCGAACTCGTATTTGGGATGAGCCtataagaaattattaatttcaatacagATTTCATTTACACACAATATAATTAGAAACAAAATGACTTCAATAAGATATTCTTACGTAGTACTCGACGTGTTTCTCAGTGGCCTTTCCGTGGTATTGCTTGATGCTCTGAGCAGAGGAGGCGTGACC
This Spodoptera frugiperda isolate SF20-4 chromosome 20, AGI-APGP_CSIRO_Sfru_2.0, whole genome shotgun sequence DNA region includes the following protein-coding sequences:
- the LOC118262127 gene encoding histidine-rich glycoprotein-like, with the translated sequence MVAARPQDGHGHDQHHGHGHAISSQSIVLHHTQEIKHPIHHEEHHEEQYHHEGHQQEQQQDSHHHEEHHDQHHYDGHHHEQYHHDGHQYEQIHHDDHHHEEQHHEEQHHGEHHHEEHHGHASSSQSLKQYHGKATEKHVEYYAHPKYEFAYKVVDPHTGDKKSQHEARDGDVVKGVYSLHQPDGSVRIVKYHSDKKAG
- the LOC118261765 gene encoding uncharacterized histidine-rich protein DDB_G0274557-like, which gives rise to MVAARPQDGHGHDQHHGHGHAISSQSIVLHHTQEIKHPIHHEEHHEEQYHQHHEEQHHGEHHHEEHHGHASSAQSIKQYHGKATEKHVEYYAHPKYEFAYKVVDPHTGDKKSQHESRDGDVVKGVYSLHQPDGSVRIVKYHSDKKAGFNANVHYEGHAIHIVPEHHHHH